The genomic window GACCTGGTCGTTGATCGCCTTGATGTAGTCGCGTGCCATGGTCGGCAGCAGGTCGCGGCAGATCCATTCCCAGATCGGGGTGAGGGTGTTGCGCGAGATCCGCCCCGCATTGGCGTGCTCAGGCGCGCCGTCGATCAGAAGCAGCTCGAGCGGCGCGAAGAAATAGCGCGAGGGGCTGGTGGCGCGCGCCTGGGTCGATCCGTCCTTGCGAAACTCGGCGCGCAAGCGCGACTGGATGTCGGCCGAGCCCGGCATGTCGATGCCGCACAGCTCGAGCCGCTCGAGTTCGCTGAGCAGACAGCTGCGCGACAGCGGCGTCAGCCTCTGCAAGAATTCCGACAGCCGATCGATCTCGTTCATGGCACGCAATCTTTCGCAGCGTTTCCCGCAGGCTTGCGGGCCCAATGCGTGGAGGCATTTGCGCGCTCTCAATCTCCCTAGAGAAGCAAGTCGCCGTTAATTAATCCGTAAAATCCGGGGGGCGGGCACGACGGGCGGCAGGCTTCGAGGATCTGAGCCGGAATCTCAACCTCTACGCGCCCGGGAACCGACCCGCGCAAGCATAAATTGTGCCGATGCCGCGGATTTAGCGCAAAACTGCCGAAATCACCGTAGTCTTACGGAGCAAAAAGTTAACCACAGACCGGCCCCCGTTCCGCTAAATGAGTGACATGGCGTCACAGAATGATACGGCCACTGATTCGCGGCCGTCGGAATGGTACGAAAGCAGCGCTGCTCCAGCTGAAGAGCCCGATTTCGTCCGCCTGAACGCCGCCCGTGCCAAGGCCGCCGACGAAATGGCCGCCGCCATTGCCCGCGAGCTCAACGGCCCCCTGACTGCGCTCCTGCTCTACATGGGCGAGATCAAGCATCACAGCGATCAGCTCGCGCCCGTCACCGGCGACCGCGCCTATTTGCAGCGCGTGGTGGAGAATGCGCTGGCGCAGACCGAGCGCGTTTGCGGCCTCGTCAAGCAGCTTGCCGGTCCTCACAAGGGCGGCCTGCCGATCCCATCCGGAACCGAGAACGCCGAAGCGCGGACCCCCCGCGTGCCGCTGCCGCAGCGCGTGCCCAGCGCCGAATTGATTGGCCTGTCCGGCCAGAAGCGGCTGACCAAGCGGGAGCGCGAGGTGCTGAGGCTGATCAGCGAAGGCTATTCGAACAAGCAGGGCGCGCTTCGGATGCAGATCAGTCCGCGCACGTTCGAAAGCCACCGCGCCGAGGCAATGCGCAAGCTCGGTGCGCGCAACACTGCGGACCTCGTCCGTGCGGCGCTGCTGCACTCGATCGATTGAGATTGATTGTTGCATTCCGCCCGGCTGGCGGCGCGGATCCCGCTCAGAAATAGTCTTCGGCAAAGGGACGCGTGCGTGATGCGGGCCGCAGCGGCTTGGGCTCGTCCTTCGGTGCGTTCGGGATGATCGTGATGGTCCAGCGGGGAGGCATGCTCGATTCCTGCTCGAGCACCGAGCGCACGAAGCCAGTCACCGTCGACTCGCCAGACTTTACCGTCGCCATCCGGCCGTTGAACTGAGCGATGCGGAAGCGACGGACTTCCTTCTGGTCCGCAGTCTCATAGGTGAACATGGAAACCCTCCTGGTTTCCCGCGACTATCGCCAGCTATGATTAGCCATCTGTGAAAATCCCAAGCCGTAGAAGTACGGCGGGAATACACGCGCGGATGGGTTAGAGCGTTTTCGACAACCGAAATGGCTCTAAAGCGCGATGAGATTTGGATGAATCGTCATCGCGCTTTAGGCTGTTGTTTGAGCATGATCTTTTCGGAAAACCGCTGCGCACTTTTCCGGATCATGCTCTAGCATTTCGGCTCCTGCGCGCGCGCCGCGGCGTAGGCGTCGTCCATCAGGTCCAGGAGATCGCCGAGCTCGGTGTCGTGAAGCGTCTCTACGGACTTCTCCAGCCGCAGTGCCAGCGCCGCGAGCCTCGCATAGCCGAACGTCCCGGCCGCACTCTTCAACGAATGTGCTTCGCGCGCGATCCTGGCCTGATGCTGCTCGCGCGAGAGCGTGCGGAACAGTTGCAGGCGTGCGCAGGTCTCGCTCCAGAACACGGCGCGCACCTCGCTGGCCCCGTCCTCGCCGATCTCACGCACCAGCGCCGCATAAGCATTCGGGTCGCGCGCGGGCGCGCAATCGAGCACTTTCTGCGCCGGCGCGGCGGTCACTTCAAACATGGCTTTGCCTGCCTCGATCACACTTCGATGCCGCGCGGGCCGGTATCGGTGCGAGGCCAGCCGTGTCTACGGCATCTGGATTTCAGTTCCGGAAGCAGGACGGCTCGTGTTTGCGGGCCGGCATTAGCCGTCGGTTTACCACGCGTGCGGGGTCAGCGCTGGCCGAGCAGCCGGTCGTATTGCGCCTTCACGGTGGCGTAGCATTCGCACGCGGTCTGGCGCAGGCCGTCCAGATTCAGGATCTGGATGTGTCCGCGGCTGTAGTGGATGAAATTGGCCTGCTGCAAGGTGTTGGCGACCAGCGACACGCTGTTGCGCCGCGCCCCGATCATCTGTGCCATCGCCTCCTGGGTCAGCAGCAGCCGGTAGTCGCCCGACAGGTCATGGGTGTGCAGCAGGCAGCGCGACAGCCGCGACTCCACTGGATGGGCGGCGTTGCAGCCCGCGGTCTGCTGGACCTGCGCGTAAACCGCAAGACCGTGGCGCGTGAGCAAGGTCCGCAAGCTGCTGCTCTGGTCGGCCGCGACGCGCAGCCGGTCGAGATCCATCACTGACGCGACCCCGGGAACCAGCACGACGGCCGTGTTCAACGCGCTTGCATCGCCCATGGTCGAGAGTGTCCCGAGCAGGCTGTCGCGGCCGATCATCGCGACCTGCACATGCTCGCCCTTGGCGAGCTTCACCACCAGCGAGATCACGCCGCGGTGGGGAAAATAGGCGCGCTTGAGCGTTTCGCCGGCCTCGACCAGCACCGCCTCATGGGGCAGATCGATCGCGCGCAGGTACGGGCGGATCAGCTCATAATCGTCTGCCGACAGCGCGGACAGGAAACCGTTGGATGGGCGGCCCGTCGTTTCCAAAGCTGCCTCCCGCCTTCTGCATCAGCAAAGTCGCCGCCGGCGAAATCGCTTCTTGCGCGAGTAAGTTCCATCATGTTCACGCCGGGATATATTGGCAATTGGGACAAAATGTCCGGCCCAAGACAGTTTCCCTGACCATTTCAAGTACGAGGGCGCGGCAGATTGAAATCTGCCGCCTCGAGCATTTGCAGCAACTGGTTGGGCGGGTGGCCTCTCGCGGTCATGCGGGTCAATCCGGCGCGTTCGATGTTCCGATCGGCGCCGCGCCCCGTTCGTCATGCAGTTGCGCGGCGACAAAAATATATTGTATAGGTTGTAGCGCTGTCCATATACCCGTTACAGGGCAGACAGCCTGTGGCATTTGCGGCGGAAATAAAGAGCGGCGCGCTGATTCGCTCCTGAGTTGTGCGCCCGTCTGCGAGGGTTGCGCAGGAAAAAGCGGCAAGGGGCCTTCATGAGCCGGAAGCATTGCATCCGTGCTGCCATCGGACGCCGGTCGACCCGCGCAGTCTCGCCCGCGAGTGCTTTCAGCCATCCAGCATTGCTCCGAACCATGGTGCCGTGCGGCCGCAAATTTCGCGGCCATCGTCTCCGTTCTCCCGGCGCCGCCAACCATCTTAGCGACGATCCATTTCTCGATCGAAACCAGAGGAGAAAGGCGTGTCCCATGGCTCGATGATTGAATTGCCGAAACGAGAAGCTCAAACGGGGAGGGAAGATCTGCGCCATATTCTCGTTGTCGACGACCACCCGATGGTGTGCATGGCCATCGAGATCTATCTCCAGCGCAACAATTTTCGGGTGACGATCGCCGAGGGAGGTGAAGCTGGACTGCGGGCCCTCGCATACGAACAGTTCGATCTGATGATCATCGATATCTTCATGCCGCATATGCGTGGGTTCGAATCGATCCGGACCTTCCATGAGCGGGCGCCCGCCATTCCGTTGATCGCGATGTCGGGCTACGCTTTCGCAAATCTGAATTCGCCCGAACCCGATTTCCTCCGGATGGCGCTGGAGCTCGGCGCCGAACGGTGTCTGCGCAAGCCGTTCACGCCGCACGCACTGCTCGCCGCCATCAACGATTGCCTGGCGGAGCATCGGCCCGACGCCGAGATTGCCTCGGTAACGCAGCTGGGTTAGCGCGGCACGAGCCGGACTGGCGACAAGGTAACGGTTCGTTTACCGAAAACGCGAATTTTGCGGATCGCGGCACAGCACGAAACGACCATCGCGAGAGCGCCCGCAACCGCGGGCCGAGTCCGTTCAATTCCACTCAAGGCCGCGCCTATCGTCCTTCACGAACGGGATTTTCTCGCGCGTGCCATGCGCCGTTATCGACGCGTCTACCTCACTCCTCGCTCCGTCGCGGCGCGGTGCCGGTTTTGCCGAAGCGTGTAGCCGAACGGCAAACTTGTCTTCAATATCCGTATTAGCACGGAGGCCGAAATTAACGGGACCGTGAAAAGGGATGTCTAACGATCGAAAAGAGGGCTTCCGTCGATTCCAAGCGCGGCGCAACGCGTCGAAGCCCAGATCAGTAAGGCGTACCTCATGGATGATCTGTTGCGGGAGTTTTTGACGGAGACCAGCGAGAGCCTGGACACCGTCGACAATCAGCTGGTGAAGTTCGAGCAGGAGCCGAACAACGCCAAGATCCTGGATAACATCTTCCGCCTGGTCCACACCATCAAGGGCACCTGCGGCTTCCTCGGCCTGCCGCGGCTGGAAGCGCTGGCGCATGCCGGCGAGACGCTGATGGGCAAATTCCGCGACGGCATGCCGGTGACCGGGCAGGCGGTGACGGTGATCCTGTCCTCGATCGACCGCATCAAGGAGATTTTGGCTGGCCTGGAGGCGACCGAAGCCGAGCCGGAAGGCAACGACCGCGACCTCATCGACAAGCTGGAGGCGATGGTCGAGCAGGGCATGGCGGCGATGGCAGCAGATCATGCCGCTCCCGTCGCCGACGCGCCGCCGCTGGCGCCGGAAGCCCCCGCCGCTGCGCCCACCAAGGAGATGACCACGGGCACGCTGATCGAACAGACGCTGGAGCGCCCGTTGCGTCCCGGCGAAGTCTCGCTCGACGAGCTCGAGCGCGCCTTCCGCGAGACCGCGATCGAAGCGCCGGTGCCTGCGGCGCCCGTTGCCAAGGCTGAAGCCAAGGCCGAGCCCGCGCCGGCGGCTGAAGCCCCGGCTGCGAAGGAAGCCGCCAAGCAAAAGCCCGCGCCGAAGAAGTCGATGGCCGACGAAAGTGCCGGCGAAGGCGACCGCATCGCCAACCAGTCGATCCGCGTCAACGTGGATACGCTGGAGCACCTGATGACCATGGTCTCCGAGCTGGTGCTGACCCGCAACCAGCTGTTGGAGATCTCCCGCCGCAACGAGGACACCGAGTTCAAGGTGCCGCTGCAGCGGCTGTCCAACGTCACCGCCGAGCTGCAGGAGGGCGTCATGAAGACGCGCATGCAGCCGATCGGCAACGCCTGGCAGAAGCTGCCCCGCATCGTCCGCGATCTCTCGAGCGAACTCGGCAAGCAGATCGAGCTGGAGATGCACGGCGCCGACACCGAGCTCGACCGCCAGGTGCTCGACCTGATCAAGGACCCGCTCACCCACATGGTGCGCAACTCCGCCGATCATGGCCTGGAGACCCCCGCCGAGCGCTTGGCGGCCGGCAAGGGCGAGCAGGGCACCATTCGGCTGTCCGCCTATCACGAGGGCGGCCACATCATCATCTGCATCGCCGACAACGGCCGCGGCCTCAACACCGAGAAGATCAAGGCCAAGGCGCTCTCCTCAGGGTTGGTCACCGAGGCTGAGCTGGAGAAGATGAGCGAGGCCCAGATCCACAAGTTCATCTTCGCGCCGGGCTTCTCGACCGCGGCCGCCATCACCTCGGTCTCGGGCCGCGGCGTCGGCATGGACGTGGTCCGCACCAATATCGACCAGATCGGCGGCACCATCGACATCAAGAGCGTGGCCGGCGAGGGAAGCTCGGTCACCATCAAGATCCCGCTGACCTTGGCGATCGTCTCGGCCCTGATCGTCGAAGCCGCCGGCGACCGCTTTGCGATCCCGCAGCTCTCGGTGGTCGAGCTGGTGCGCGCCCGCGCCAACAGCGAGCACCGCATCGAGCGCATCAAGGACACCGCGGTCTTGCGCCTGCGCAACAAGCTGCTGCCGCTGATCCATCTGAAGAAGCTCTTGAAGATCGACGATGGCGCCGCGTCCGATCCCGAGAACGGCTTTATCGTGGTGACCCAGGTCGGCAGTCAGACCTTTGGCATCGTCGTCGACGGCGTGTTTCACACCGAAGAGATCGTGGTCAAGCCGATGTCGACCAAGCTGCGTCACATCGACATGTTCTCCGGCAACACCATTTTGGGCGATGGCGCCGTCATCATGATCATCGATCCCAACGGCATTGCCAAGGCGCTCGGCGCCGCCGGCTCCTCGGCCCATGACATGGCCGACGAGAATGCGGCGCATCACATCGGCAGTGGCGAGCAGACCACCTCGCTGCTGGTGTTCCGCGCCGGCTCGTCCCAGCCCAAGGCGGTCCCGCTCGGGCTCGTCACCCGCCTGGAGGAGCTGCCGGCCGACAAGATCGAGTTCAGTAACGGCCGCTACATGGTGCAGTACCGCGAGCAGCTGATGCCGCTGGTCGCGATGGAGGGCGTCACCATCGCCAGCCAGGGCGCCCAGCCGATCCTGGTGTTCGCCGATGACGGCCGCTCCATGGGCCTCGTCGTCGACGAGATCATCGACATCGTCGAGGAGCGGCTCAACATCGAGGTCGGCGGCTCCGGTTCGGGCATTCTGGGCTCGGCCGTGATCAAGGGCCAGGCCACCGAGGTGATCGACGTCGGCCACTTCCTGCCGATGGCGTTCGCCGACTGGTTCACCCGCAAGGAGATGAAGCCGTCGCTGCACGCGCAGTCGGTGCTGCTGGTCGACGACAGCGCCTTCTTCCGCAACATGCTGGCGCCGGTGCTGAAAGCGGCGGGCTACCGCGTCCGCACCGCGCCGACCGCGCAGGAGGGCCTCGCCGCGCTGCGCGCGCAGAGCTTCGACGTGGTCCTGACCGACATCGAGATGCCCGACATGAACGGGTTCGAGTTCGCCGAACTGATCCGCTCCGACAACAATCTGGGGTCGATGCCGATCATCGGCCTCTCCGCGCTGGTGTCGCCGGCGGCGATCGAGCGCGGCCGTCAGGCCGGCTTCCACGACTATGTCGCCAAGTTCGACCGTCCCGGTCTGATCGCGGCGCTGAAGGAGCAGACCGCGGGCGCCGCCGGCGCCTCCGAGCTGAGCCGGGCAGCGGCGTAAGGGCGACAAGGAGATAGATCGATGAGCCGCAAGACCCAGTCCACCGAGGGCGCCATGGTCGAATACGTCACCGCGATGATCGGCGGCCAGCTGTTCGGCCTGCCGATCTCCCGCGTCCAGGACGTGTTCATGCCCGAGCGCGTCACCCGCGTGCCGCTGTCCTCGCGCGAGATCGCCGGCGTCCTGAACCTGCGTGGCCGCATCGTCACCGTGGTCGACATGCGCGCCCGGCTCGGCCTGCCCAAGGCCGAAGACGGCAAGGTGCCGATGGCGGTCGGCGTCGACCTGCGCGGTGAATCCTATGGCCTCCTGATCGATCAGATCGGCGAGGTGCTGCGCCTGCCCGAGGACGGCAAGGAGGAAAACCCCGTCAACCTCGATCCGCGCATGGCCAAGCTCGCCGGCGGCGTCCACCGCCTCGACGGCCAGCTCATGGTCGTCCTCGACGTCGATCGCGTCCTCGAGCTCGAAACCAAAGTGCAAATGGCTGCGTGAGCCAACCGAAACATCGAAACCGGAGAACCAAAATGAAAACGTGTTTGGTGGTCGATGATTCCAGCGTCGTGCGCAAGATCGCGCGCCGGATTCTGGAAGGCCTGGAGTTCGAGGTCACCGAAGCCGAGGACGGCTCGAAGGCGCTCGAAATCTGCCAGCGCAAGCTTCCCGATGCGGTGCTGCTCGACTGGAACATGCCCGTGATGGATGGTTTCGAATTCATGGGCCACATGCGTCGCCTGCCCGGCGGCGACCAGCCCAAAGTGGTGTTCTGCACCACCGAGAACAACGTGGCTCATATCGCCCAGGCGCTCAGCGGCGGCGCCAACGAATACATCATGAAGCCCTTCGACAAGGACATTATCGCCGACAAATTCGCTGAAGTTGGGTTGATCCCGGTCGGACAAACCATGGTCTGAGTGTGTCTGGCCCAAAGTGTTTGGGCCAGAGTGTTCCAGTACAGTTTCGAAGAGGCCATCCGTGACCCCGACCGAGTACGAGTATCTGCGCAAGTTCCTAAAGGATAATTCCGGTCTCGACCTGTCCGCAGACAAGCAATATCTGATCGAAAGCCGCCTGCTGCCCCTCGCCCGCAAGACCGGGCTCTCCGGCATCGCCGAGCTTGTGCAGAAGCTGCAGGCCGGCTCGCGTCCGCTGATCACCGACGTGGTCGAAGCCATGACCACCAACGAGACCTTCTTCTTTCGCGACAAGGTGCCGTTCGAACATTTCCGCGACACGATCATGCCCGAGATCATCAAGGCGCGCG from Bradyrhizobium zhanjiangense includes these protein-coding regions:
- a CDS encoding response regulator produces the protein MKTCLVVDDSSVVRKIARRILEGLEFEVTEAEDGSKALEICQRKLPDAVLLDWNMPVMDGFEFMGHMRRLPGGDQPKVVFCTTENNVAHIAQALSGGANEYIMKPFDKDIIADKFAEVGLIPVGQTMV
- a CDS encoding Crp/Fnr family transcriptional regulator, whose amino-acid sequence is METTGRPSNGFLSALSADDYELIRPYLRAIDLPHEAVLVEAGETLKRAYFPHRGVISLVVKLAKGEHVQVAMIGRDSLLGTLSTMGDASALNTAVVLVPGVASVMDLDRLRVAADQSSSLRTLLTRHGLAVYAQVQQTAGCNAAHPVESRLSRCLLHTHDLSGDYRLLLTQEAMAQMIGARRNSVSLVANTLQQANFIHYSRGHIQILNLDGLRQTACECYATVKAQYDRLLGQR
- a CDS encoding chemotaxis protein CheW codes for the protein MSRKTQSTEGAMVEYVTAMIGGQLFGLPISRVQDVFMPERVTRVPLSSREIAGVLNLRGRIVTVVDMRARLGLPKAEDGKVPMAVGVDLRGESYGLLIDQIGEVLRLPEDGKEENPVNLDPRMAKLAGGVHRLDGQLMVVLDVDRVLELETKVQMAA
- a CDS encoding response regulator, which codes for MSHGSMIELPKREAQTGREDLRHILVVDDHPMVCMAIEIYLQRNNFRVTIAEGGEAGLRALAYEQFDLMIIDIFMPHMRGFESIRTFHERAPAIPLIAMSGYAFANLNSPEPDFLRMALELGAERCLRKPFTPHALLAAINDCLAEHRPDAEIASVTQLG
- a CDS encoding LuxR C-terminal-related transcriptional regulator, with protein sequence MASQNDTATDSRPSEWYESSAAPAEEPDFVRLNAARAKAADEMAAAIARELNGPLTALLLYMGEIKHHSDQLAPVTGDRAYLQRVVENALAQTERVCGLVKQLAGPHKGGLPIPSGTENAEARTPRVPLPQRVPSAELIGLSGQKRLTKREREVLRLISEGYSNKQGALRMQISPRTFESHRAEAMRKLGARNTADLVRAALLHSID
- a CDS encoding hybrid sensor histidine kinase/response regulator; its protein translation is MDDLLREFLTETSESLDTVDNQLVKFEQEPNNAKILDNIFRLVHTIKGTCGFLGLPRLEALAHAGETLMGKFRDGMPVTGQAVTVILSSIDRIKEILAGLEATEAEPEGNDRDLIDKLEAMVEQGMAAMAADHAAPVADAPPLAPEAPAAAPTKEMTTGTLIEQTLERPLRPGEVSLDELERAFRETAIEAPVPAAPVAKAEAKAEPAPAAEAPAAKEAAKQKPAPKKSMADESAGEGDRIANQSIRVNVDTLEHLMTMVSELVLTRNQLLEISRRNEDTEFKVPLQRLSNVTAELQEGVMKTRMQPIGNAWQKLPRIVRDLSSELGKQIELEMHGADTELDRQVLDLIKDPLTHMVRNSADHGLETPAERLAAGKGEQGTIRLSAYHEGGHIIICIADNGRGLNTEKIKAKALSSGLVTEAELEKMSEAQIHKFIFAPGFSTAAAITSVSGRGVGMDVVRTNIDQIGGTIDIKSVAGEGSSVTIKIPLTLAIVSALIVEAAGDRFAIPQLSVVELVRARANSEHRIERIKDTAVLRLRNKLLPLIHLKKLLKIDDGAASDPENGFIVVTQVGSQTFGIVVDGVFHTEEIVVKPMSTKLRHIDMFSGNTILGDGAVIMIIDPNGIAKALGAAGSSAHDMADENAAHHIGSGEQTTSLLVFRAGSSQPKAVPLGLVTRLEELPADKIEFSNGRYMVQYREQLMPLVAMEGVTIASQGAQPILVFADDGRSMGLVVDEIIDIVEERLNIEVGGSGSGILGSAVIKGQATEVIDVGHFLPMAFADWFTRKEMKPSLHAQSVLLVDDSAFFRNMLAPVLKAAGYRVRTAPTAQEGLAALRAQSFDVVLTDIEMPDMNGFEFAELIRSDNNLGSMPIIGLSALVSPAAIERGRQAGFHDYVAKFDRPGLIAALKEQTAGAAGASELSRAAA
- a CDS encoding Hpt domain-containing protein, with product MFEVTAAPAQKVLDCAPARDPNAYAALVREIGEDGASEVRAVFWSETCARLQLFRTLSREQHQARIAREAHSLKSAAGTFGYARLAALALRLEKSVETLHDTELGDLLDLMDDAYAAARAQEPKC